In a genomic window of Bemisia tabaci chromosome 1, PGI_BMITA_v3:
- the LOC109038440 gene encoding uncharacterized protein encodes MADTSSCPLMTNTVPTVVSNEENTVSMVEEASNSSMTPAIRSLLSTAHSSAEVLVGLLQILMAECGLYLADKMGREIPEVGNNFRSEQFFDSRIVKELKLDFSKNSDGVYTNKYLLRGFSEPSIELLCDPHNHNVLI; translated from the exons ATGGCAGACACCTCCTCTTGTCCATTGATGACCAACACTGTTCCCACAGTTGTCTCAAATGAAG aaaatacagTGTCCATGGTAGAAGAAGCCAGTAACAGCAGCATGACACCTGCAATTAGGAGTCTTCTCTCCACCGCACATTCAAGCGCGGAAGTTTTGGTCGGTCTTCTGCAGATTTTAATGGCAGAATGTGGATTGTATCTTGCTGACAAAATGGGACGTGAGATACCTGAAGTAGGAAACAATTTCAGAAGTGAACAGTTCTTTGATTCAAGAATTGTAAAAGAATTGAAAttggatttttccaaaaatagtgatgGAGTTTACACCAACAAGTACCTTTTACGAGGCTTCTCAGAGCCATCAATAGAGCTTTTATGTGATCCTCACAACCACAATGTTCTT